DNA sequence from the Roseibium sp. HPY-6 genome:
TCGAAATCGCCAAAGCCCGCATCCAGACCATGATCGACAAGGGCATGGATAATGAAAACCGGATGCTGCAGGGCCTGATAGACATTGCCGAACAGCGCATTTCTGAAGTCAGGTCAGGAGAAAAGCCGGCCCTGTCGCCAGATGCCAACGCCAAGTATTTCGCGGAAGTCGTTGTCGATCTCGACGAGATCAACGAGCCTATGATCGCGGATCCGGACGTCAACAACGCAGACGTTTCCAAACGCTACACGCATGACACAATCCGCCCGATTTCCCACTACAACGCCGAGAAGAAAGTCGATCTCGGCTTTGTGGGCTCCTGCATGGTGCACAAGGGCGACGTGAAAATCGTCGCGCAGATGCTGAAGAACCTTGAAAAAGACTCCGGCAGCGTCGAGTTCAAGGCACCACTTGTCGTCGCCGCCCCGACCTACAACATCATCGACGAACTCAAGGAAGAAGGGGACTGGGCCGTTCTTCAGAAATACTCCGGCTTCGAATTCGACGACACGGCACCAAAACAGACCGCCCGCGTCGAATACGAGAACATTCTCTATCTCGAGCGACCCGGATGTAACCTTTGCATGGGCAATCAGGAGAAAGCAGCGAAGGGTGACACCGTGCTTGCAACATCGACGCGTCTTTTCAAAGGCCGGGTTGTTGAGGACTCAGACGACAAGAAGGGCGAATCCCTGCTTGCATCGACACCCGTTGTTGTTCTCTCTGCAATCCTCGGCAGAACGCCGACAGTGGACGAATACAAGACGGCGGTCGAGGGTATCGATCTGACCAAATTCGCACCGCCGCTTCAAAAGCCTTTGGACACAAAATCGGTCCACTTCTAAGACGATCGGCAGCGGCGGATTGACGCCGCTGCCGGCCGAACTTTTCGGCCCGCCGGCCGCTAACGATTATTGCGCCGTTAACCGGTTCCCGCTATCAAACGGCATGCGTTGTTTATTTCTGATTGCATGCATTTTCAGCCTCGCGGCCTCTGTATTCCAAACCAGCGCCCAGGAGGCGGTTCAAGAGCCCGTCGAAATCGGCGAAGCAGGTAGCGAATATCTGCGGTCGATCCGTCTGCGCGGGATCGATTCCGATGTCGCGTACTTCGATCCGACCGCACCGGCGCCGGAACTCGACACACAACAACAGCCCGCGCCGCAAACCAGCGAAACCGAAGTCAGCACGAGCCAGGTCGGCAGCGCCAGATGGGTCTCCGCGCTTATTGCCGGTCTCGTATTGGCAGGGATTGTATTTGTTGTCTTGCGCTTTGGCGGGAATATTGCGGTCTCCCTCAACAGGGACGCGGAAAATCCCGGCAGCCAGCGCGGGCCGAACACGCAAAACACGCCAGCCTGGGCTGAAAAACTTGGTTCATTCAACGACATTCTGCGCATAGAAGACCGACGCCGGGCGCTTGTCCTTCTTACTCAGAAGGTGCTGGCAACCCTTGCCTCCACGAACGGCGTATTGATGCAGCGCAGCTGGACGGCCCGCGATACCCTCGGTCACATTCCTCTCGAACAGACCCAGCATACGGTTCTGCGAACATTGGTTTTGAACAGCGAACGTGTCCAGTTCGGCGGCCGCGATGTCACCGAAGACGAATTCCGGGACCATGTTTCTTCCTGCCAGCAGCTTCTGGGGGCAGGAGGCGCATGAGCACCACATCCTCCGAAACCCGGCCCAACGGACCGCGCATCGAATTTCTTATGATTGCCGCCGTCCTTGTCGTGATTGTCGCGGGGCTCTGGTATGTCATGTCACAACGGCAGCAGTCCCTGCGCAGCTCGCCCGCCGGGCTCGATGGTTTGCAGATCTGGCTGACGTCAAACGACATCACTTCTTATAATTTTGCAGGCGGCTGGCCCATCGATCAGACGACTGTCGACCTGCTGGTACTGCCTGTTTACGACACGTCTCTGGACGCGGCGCGCACACCGCCTTCAACCAAAGAAGAACTGCTGCTGCAACAGGACGAGTACGACCTGTCTAGCGACGTTATCCTGACGAAAGCGCGAAGGGTCCCGACCCTCGTCGTGCTGCCAAAATGGAAAAGCGGGATGCGGCTGACCGGCCTCGCACACCCGGTTCTGCTCAACGACCCGAAACGGATCGAGCGCACTTTGGACGAGATTACGGGCGGTGGCACGCCAGAACTGGTCTATGCGAGAACGCCGTTTACGGAGTTCAGCTATCAGTCCGGGGACGGAACCCGGCTTCGCGCAAATATTTATGCGGCACAGATGTTCCGCAGCGACGGTTGCACACCGCTGATCGGAAGCTCGGACGCGATGATCCTGGGCGAGTGTCCGCTGCCGCGCAGCACCGATCCGGATGATGGTGAACGCGAACGGGTTCTGGTGCTGTCCGACCCGGACCTTTTGAACAATCATGGCCTTCGCCTTGGCGACAACGCCCGGATTGCAATTGATGTACTCTCCTCGAACATCGATGAGGGCAACATCGTGATCGACTACAGCAGGGCGTCATGGCTGCGCGATCCCTTCCAGGAACCGGAACGGGAGCGGACCTGGGCCGACCTCAGCCGCTTTTTCGGACCGCCCTTCCTCATCCTCTGGCTCGGAGCGGGACTGCTGCTGGCCCTGTTCCTGTGGCGCGCGTCGCTTCGCTATGGACCGATCCTGCGTGACCGTGCCTCTCCGGGCGCCGGAAAGGCGCTTGCCATTGAAGCGCGGGCGCGGCTTCTGCGGCTTTCCGGGCAGGACGGGGCACTGGTGCGCGAATATGTTTCCGCGCGGATCTCAGCTGTTGCAGCAACGCTGTTCGGTCCTGCCCACGCCGGCCACTATGCAAAGGAAGACGAGTTCCTGCGTTTTGCCGACCGTCAACACCCCGGCGAGGCGGCGCGGCTCAGATCAGTCCTCGCGAATATTCAACAACTGCCGGTCCGCACACACGCGACCGAGGCAATCCATCTGATTGATGAATTTGAACAGGTTTTGGAGCAAATCACTCATGACACTTGAGGTCCTCCGCCAACGGACAGAAGCCCTGAGGGCCGAAATCGGACGCACGGTTCTCGGCCAGGACGAAATCATAGACCTACTCCTGGTCTCTTTGTTCG
Encoded proteins:
- a CDS encoding DUF4129 domain-containing protein: MRCLFLIACIFSLAASVFQTSAQEAVQEPVEIGEAGSEYLRSIRLRGIDSDVAYFDPTAPAPELDTQQQPAPQTSETEVSTSQVGSARWVSALIAGLVLAGIVFVVLRFGGNIAVSLNRDAENPGSQRGPNTQNTPAWAEKLGSFNDILRIEDRRRALVLLTQKVLATLASTNGVLMQRSWTARDTLGHIPLEQTQHTVLRTLVLNSERVQFGGRDVTEDEFRDHVSSCQQLLGAGGA